In Amblyraja radiata isolate CabotCenter1 chromosome 10, sAmbRad1.1.pri, whole genome shotgun sequence, one DNA window encodes the following:
- the apobec4 gene encoding putative C->U-editing enzyme APOBEC-4, which translates to MALTYEEYTAPQGTLVKPYYWLHFTESCPKCPYHIKTGDEARVSYMEFYETFGFPYAQPQRGNHLVFYELKLSSGTLVQKGQVSNCALYQLHPETMFFDMEGYLDALMYSYEDIAYITLYSNYTPCNERAHGCIDKMHDFLLNYPSTRLDIYFSALYHIDDRHYESGWNTEALHTLAALWPRVTINPISNGTWLAILHRFVNGVPWTALYNPVLPERASADLANAHQIATITGVNPSYVDVAPHAKQQRQRFRPEGAKLYKFAQAALPAINGTPFASPYQPYANRFNLPALPWSMYLPQPQKTRPKIVVRHLNMPGTSEWKTHSSPTLRDEQVTEMVVTNEVPLKEKASNSKGQEKNKARPKNTRRN; encoded by the coding sequence ATGGCTTTGACATATGAGGAGTATACTGCTCCACAAGGCACACTGGTGAAGCCGTATTACTGGCTGCACTTCACTGAAAGTTGTCCCAAGTGCCCGTATCACATCAAAACCGGAGATGAGGCCCGTGTATCCTACATGGAATTTTATGAAACCTTCGGCTTTCCCTACGCTCAGCCACAGCGCGGGAATCATCTAGTTTTTTATGAGCTGAAGTTATCATCAGGCACGTTGGTGCAGAAGGGACAAGTATCCAACTGTGCTTTGTACCAGCTACATCCAGAGACAATGTTCTTCGATATGGAGGGCTACCTGGATGCACTCATGTACTCCTATGAAGACATTGCGTACATTACCCTATATTCCAATTACACCCCGTGCAATGAGCGAGCTCATGGCTGCATCGACAAAATGCACGATTTCTTACTGAACTACCCGAGCACGAGGTTAGACATCTACTTTTCCGCGCTCTACCATATCGACGACCGCCATTACGAATCGGGCTGGAACACTGAGGCTCTCCACACATTGGCAGCGCTGTGGCCCAGAGTGACCATTAATCCCATCAGTAACGGCACATGGCTGGCCATTCTTCACAGGTTCGTGAACGGCGTGCCCTGGACCGCACTTTATAACCCCGTCTTGCCCGAAAGAGCTTCTGCTGATCTGGCCAACGCCCATCAGATCGCCACCATCACCGGCGTCAACCCTTCCTACGTTGACGTCGCCCCTCATGCCAAGCAGCAGAGGCAACGTTTTAGACCGGAAGGTGCGAAGTTGTACAAGTTTGCGCAAGCAGCGCTGCCCGCCATCAACGGGACGCCGTTCGCCTCTCCATACCAACCCTACGCCAATCGCTTCAATCTGCCCGCACTGCCCTGGTCAATGTATCTCCCCCAACCACAGAAAACCAGGCCAAAGATCGTGGTGAGACATCTCAACATGCCGGGCACGTCTGAGTGGAAAACCCATTCATCCCCGACACTCCGCGATGAACAAGTAACCGAGATGGTGGTGACAAACGAGGTTCCACTTAAGGAGAAAGCAAGCAACTCCAAGGGGCAGGAGAAGAACAAGGCAAGGCCAAAGAACACAAGGAGG